The Acetobacter oryzifermentans genomic interval CCTGATCTGCCAGAACTGCTGCGCGTGCTTGCGCAATAACGGCATCCTGCCGACCAAGCTCGGCTTCCAAATTGGCAACATCACCTTGGGCAGCTAGCACATTGCCTTTTGCTACCTCCAAGGCTGTACGGTAATCATCATCCTCAATATGCGCCAATTCCTCACCTGCATGCACGAGTTGGTTATCCTGCGCAATAACCCGATCAATACGGCCTGAAACCTTGGGCGCAACCGTGGGAAAATCTGCTGTTACATAGGCATCATTGGTATATTGGTTCACACCATCACCATTGATCAGCCGCGAACCACCCCATGCTACAAGGGCAAGCACAGCAGCGGCACAGCCAGCATAAAGCAACGGTTTTTTGTAGATCATAATCTGTATTCCGGATTAGCGGGCTGGAGTGTTGGGAGAAGGCGCACGCGGCGGATACACCCGGCGCGGCAGAATAAGATTCATGCAAGCGTATCCAAGGCAGACCCATATCAGCACATAATAGATATCGTTCAGCGCCAGAACGAGCGCCTGCTCATGCACATAGGTATGGAAAACCTGAAGTGAATTACGGGCAACATGCACACTATCTGGCGATGTAACTGAAAGCTGTTGCATGATGGGGTTACCCATGCCCTGCAGGGCTAGACCATGCGTGCCATGATGATCGAGCAACATGGTGGAATGATATTGCTCTCGCCTACGGGTTAAGGCAGCAAACAGCGCATAGGCAACCGCATTGGCCAGTCCTTTAAGCATATTGACCATGCCAGAAATAAACGGACCATCGGCAGGCCCCATAGCAAGGGTTGCCAACATGAGGGTGGGAATAACCGTCATGGGTTGGCCAAAAACCTGGAGAATTTGCAGCGGGTAAAAATTATCCCGCACCCAATCCACCGTCAGCCATGTGCCCAACCATGCAGAAGCGGCCAGACACAACATGCCGCCCGCCAGAACAAAACGGCAATCAACCTTACGACTGTTACAAAAAGCGGCAATCAACGGCAGCATGATCAGCTGCGGCAACGCAACCACCAGCGATACCGGGGCTGTTTGAATAGGCCGATACCCACGCACAGCAGACAGATAGGTTGCGGGAATATCCCCCATAATCGCACAGATGGCGAGAATGCCCACCAATGAGAGCAAAGACGCCTGAATATTACGGGATCGCCAGTACTGAATGCGAAAATAAGGGCTGGGATGAAACGCCTCGTTAATTACAAAAACAATAAATGCTGCCACACCCCAGAATGTTAGATCCGTAATCACAGGGGAACGGAACCAATCCAACCTATCTCCCTGATACAACACGATCACCAAGGAACAAATTGCTGGCAGCCCTACCAGCAATCCAAGCCAGTTAAACTTTTCAAACCTCTCAAAATGCATTGGGTCTTTCGGCAAGCCATAGGCCATCATCGCAATGGCCAACGCTGCTGTTGGAATAATTTCCCAATACAGCCAATGCCAGCCCATACGTTCGAACCAGAATGCTTCCAGCGGCAAACCCAGATTAGGCCCAAAAGTAGCGCTCATGGCGTATCCGCCAATGCCAAATACCCGAATTTCTGGAGGGAGGTATTTCAGCATTACAGTCATAAGCACAGGCGGTAAACAACCTGCCGTTAATCCTTGAAATGCACGTAGAATGCAAAGTGAGGTGACATCCGGCATAAAAGGCGCTGGAATGGAAAGGAGTGCCAAAGCTGCTGTCATGAAAATGGAAAAGCGATAGATCGAGAACGTCATATAAAACCACGGCGTAAACGCCATGGCTGCAATATTAAACGCCTCATAAATCGCAATAACCCACGTGCCCTCATCGTGGCCAATGTGCATGGCCCCCCGAATATCGGAAAGACCGATCTCGGTCACATGCTCATTAAATCCTGCAACATGCACGGCCAGCAGCATACCCAAACAGCCAACAACAGTGCGTAGGCCAAAGGGGGGAATATAAGAAGGGCGTGGTGGCGCGGCATGAATAACCGGTGCACCAACCCCTTGTGCAGGAGCAACGTTGGTCATCAGCGCACTTCAAACGGCCCGCTGCGCCTTCGACAACCCCTATTTGTGATAAGTGACGAATTCGATTTTCGGAATAGAAAACTCTAGTCATTCCATAAAACAACATCTATTTCTGAAAGGATGAAAGGTTATGATCTCGACCTGCTTCGCTACCTTCAGGTGCTTATCGAAGAAGAAAGCGTCTCTCTTGCCGCACGTCGGCTAAAAATCAGCGAACCGGCTATGAGCCGTCAGCTTGCTAAATTACGCAAAGCATTTGCTGACCCCATTCTTGTGCAATCTGGCCGACGCATGACCCCATCGGCCTTTGCCGCTGGCATACTCAACCGGGTGCAGAATGTTGTTGTCGCCGCAGATAGCCTTATAGAAACGCGCGCACTTGCCAATCTGGCAAACATGGCGCCTACCTTTACCCTTCGGGCTAATGATCTGGTTATAGCTGCGCTAGCTCTTCCACTCTTGGAAGCCTTGAAAAAGGATTGCCCTCGGTGTGAAGTGATCTGGGCACCCGAACTCGATGCGGCTGCATCTGTCCCGTTGCGTGATGACAGTGTAGATTTGTACATCGGCGCAACAGAAATGATGAAGCCCGAAATACGCCGCCAGACCATTTTCCGAGACTATATGCGGGGCCTTGTACGTAAAGGGC includes:
- a CDS encoding MFS transporter — encoded protein: MTNVAPAQGVGAPVIHAAPPRPSYIPPFGLRTVVGCLGMLLAVHVAGFNEHVTEIGLSDIRGAMHIGHDEGTWVIAIYEAFNIAAMAFTPWFYMTFSIYRFSIFMTAALALLSIPAPFMPDVTSLCILRAFQGLTAGCLPPVLMTVMLKYLPPEIRVFGIGGYAMSATFGPNLGLPLEAFWFERMGWHWLYWEIIPTAALAIAMMAYGLPKDPMHFERFEKFNWLGLLVGLPAICSLVIVLYQGDRLDWFRSPVITDLTFWGVAAFIVFVINEAFHPSPYFRIQYWRSRNIQASLLSLVGILAICAIMGDIPATYLSAVRGYRPIQTAPVSLVVALPQLIMLPLIAAFCNSRKVDCRFVLAGGMLCLAASAWLGTWLTVDWVRDNFYPLQILQVFGQPMTVIPTLMLATLAMGPADGPFISGMVNMLKGLANAVAYALFAALTRRREQYHSTMLLDHHGTHGLALQGMGNPIMQQLSVTSPDSVHVARNSLQVFHTYVHEQALVLALNDIYYVLIWVCLGYACMNLILPRRVYPPRAPSPNTPAR
- a CDS encoding LysR family transcriptional regulator yields the protein MKGYDLDLLRYLQVLIEEESVSLAARRLKISEPAMSRQLAKLRKAFADPILVQSGRRMTPSAFAAGILNRVQNVVVAADSLIETRALANLANMAPTFTLRANDLVIAALALPLLEALKKDCPRCEVIWAPELDAAASVPLRDDSVDLYIGATEMMKPEIRRQTIFRDYMRGLVRKGHPILAEPITPESMVRYDYISVSRRGRAQGPIDWMLRNQHGLTRRIAMVVPNYHAMIESMKNTDLILPLPGIVIDHISQEALGLTSFEFPLSLPSVEAFQAWHPRRDMDPVHRWLRETLFRVSRQVLGKFPP